The Bactrocera dorsalis isolate Fly_Bdor chromosome 2, ASM2337382v1, whole genome shotgun sequence region TTCACGGTTcacatgtaaataaaaaataaaatatgattaaatgattagattaaaaattaactGTACTTGgcattttttgtcttttttaaataaactgttTATATTAGCCACACGAGCTTTATGTATCTACAGTTTAGgtcatattttttaacaatattttttattgcaaaatacatatgtatacatatgtacatatgtatatacattaatatttttaaaacatcaaCGAATTGACTTTTgaatttgatatacatacaagttatatgcatatgaatttaatattttaaatattcagtTTTCCATATTCCGCATAAGTAACAGAAGAAAATTACTAAAGCTCTATATCATTTTTCATTAACATaagtttataactttttttgcaaattgaaaAACGAGAGGATTcgcacaaatgttttttttttttcgtagtatatacaaacacaatTGTTATGGAACTTTACATAAAGTGTGTATGTGATGTCAgtgtagaaaatataaaatattgcatatgTGGGAATGTTCCGACACCGTATCAACAAGCATACACACAAAAATCCATATGTAATATAAACAATTGAAACAACATACCATGCCAATGAATAAGTGATTTTATGAGCTCACAACCGtccaatttgttgttgttatcagaATCGTGCATTTTGAAGTAATGGAATTGCAGCTCTGCCTCAGACATTTTGCTCGTATCAATCGGAACCTGCATATGTTCCTGAATGTgactaaaattatattatgataaaattagttttgaaataGTTCTTGCTTGTATATTCCAATCAGTAATATTATAATTCCTACGTTACTTACGCTCTCTCATCTTGTATGTTGCCTGCGTTCAACACTTGCTGCTGGCCATGATGAGCTTGATGAGGTGTATGTGGCGCTTGTTGTTGTACCGGTTGTGGAGGCTGTTGttggaattgttgttgttgttgaggtggttgctgttgttgaaattgcggctgttgttgttgttgatactgctgttgctgttgttgctgttgcacggGCACCTGCTGATATTGCACTTGCTGTTGctatatttcaatacaaaatatttcattatattaatCGGTTCTAAttgctttttaacattttcgctcACATAATGCTGAGGATTGACATTTGGCGCATGgtgtatttgttgctgttgttgttgttgatattgtgGCTGCTGATTATGCTGCACCGGAACTTGTTGCTATATATCGTCCAAATCCATGTTtatcataattttgttttatattttgattaatGTAGGTAGTTTTACTTACATAGTGTTGTGGAGGAACTCCTGGAGCAACCCGTTGAGCGGATGTGAATCCAAATAACATTAACGATAACAGCATCAGCGAAAAAGCTGGTAACTGTTTTCGGTGGAAAGACTTGATTTCAGGACGCATATTGGCACACCTACGTCAGGTAGGCTGGGAAGAACGGCAG contains the following coding sequences:
- the LOC105222137 gene encoding putative uncharacterized protein DDB_G0271606 isoform X2, with product MRPEIKSFHRKQLPAFSLMLLSLMLFGFTSAQRVAPGVPPQHYQQVPVQHNQQPQYQQQQQQQIHHAPNVNPQHYQQQVQYQQVPVQQQQQQQQYQQQQQPQFQQQQPPQQQQQFQQQPPQPVQQQAPHTPHQAHHGQQQVLNAGNIQDERAHIQEHMQVPIDTSKMSEAELQFHYFKMHDSDNNNKLDGCELIKSLIHWHVQGAHHKADEHHGTEEEEKGKIYSDEQLTDIVDYVLKQMDLNNDGYVDYAEYRKSEDAQSSDDKKKP
- the LOC105222137 gene encoding putative cyclin-dependent serine/threonine-protein kinase DDB_G0272797/DDB_G0274007 isoform X1, which codes for MRPEIKSFHRKQLPAFSLMLLSLMLFGFTSAQRVAPGVPPQHYQQVPVQHNQQPQYQQQQQQQIHHAPNVNPQHYQQQVQYQQVPVQQQQQQQQYQQQQQPQFQQQQPPQQQQQFQQQPPQPVQQQAPHTPHQAHHGQQQVLNAGNIQDERAHIQEHMQVPIDTSKMSEAELQFHYFKMHDSDNNNKLDGCELIKSLIHWHEQGSKEQPHNEQTPHVEEKIFSDEELVALIDPILQMDDTSRDGYIDYPEFIKAQQKAVAASQQKQQQQQQQQQQQPQSGK